A genome region from Frankineae bacterium MT45 includes the following:
- a CDS encoding dethiobiotin synthetase — translation MSILIVTGTGTDVGKTVATAALTSLASAQGKSVAVVKPVQTGLAAGEPGDLAEISRVSGCGDTFEFSRFPDPLSPQAAARCSNRPALSLDEAATRVRALEARFDQVIVEGAGGLLVSFAQPQWTLLDLARELQAPVVVVALGGLGTMNHTALTLRALDGHPCAGVLIGRWPADPDLASRCNVTDLTELANAQSEHGLIGALPDGLIATVESLGRRGVPGEDGVVEEFVSVARTSLSPAFGGEFDIRDFVVKWGR, via the coding sequence GTGAGCATCCTCATCGTCACCGGCACCGGTACCGACGTCGGTAAGACGGTCGCGACGGCCGCGCTGACCAGCCTGGCCTCTGCGCAGGGCAAGTCGGTGGCCGTGGTGAAGCCGGTGCAGACGGGGTTGGCGGCCGGCGAGCCGGGCGACCTGGCCGAGATCAGCCGCGTCTCCGGCTGCGGTGACACCTTCGAGTTCAGCCGCTTCCCGGACCCGCTCTCACCGCAGGCGGCGGCGCGCTGCAGCAACCGCCCCGCACTCTCCCTGGACGAGGCGGCGACCCGGGTCCGGGCGCTCGAAGCTCGTTTCGATCAGGTGATCGTCGAGGGGGCCGGTGGCCTGCTCGTCTCCTTCGCCCAGCCGCAGTGGACACTCCTCGACCTGGCCCGTGAACTTCAGGCGCCGGTGGTCGTCGTCGCGCTGGGCGGTCTCGGCACCATGAACCACACCGCGCTGACGCTGCGGGCCCTCGACGGCCACCCCTGTGCCGGTGTGCTCATCGGGCGCTGGCCGGCCGACCCGGATCTGGCCAGTCGCTGCAACGTCACCGATCTGACGGAGCTCGCGAATGCGCAGAGCGAACACGGGCTCATCGGTGCGCTCCCGGACGGACTCATCGCCACGGTGGAGTCGCTGGGGCGACGCGGTGTGCCGGGCGAGGACGGCGTGGTGGAAGAATTCGTTTCGGTAGCGCGGACGTCCCTCTCGCCGGCCTTCGGTGGAGAGTTCGACATCCGCGACTTTGTCGTGAAATGGGGACGGTAG
- a CDS encoding hemolysin III, whose translation MRGESAIALSITFRDEVLTGSVCGMTAMGSAAPAPAIVAPLVKPRLRGWFHAYAAGTSIATGVVLVAVAAALRGPLAGWSTSLYALTVTGLFGISAFYHRGRWSPAALRTWKRLDHSMIFIFIAGTYTPISLLTMPRDTAIMMLVVVWSGALVGVGLQWFWPGHPRWLSAPTYIALGWVAIFVVPDLLHKGGAATLVLVLVGGLFYSLGAVIYATKRPNPAPKTFGFHELFHLFTLFAAICHYIAIWFAVFA comes from the coding sequence ATGCGCGGAGAATCTGCGATCGCGCTGAGCATCACATTTCGTGACGAGGTGCTGACCGGTAGCGTCTGCGGTATGACAGCGATGGGCTCAGCTGCTCCCGCGCCGGCTATCGTCGCGCCGCTCGTCAAGCCTCGACTGCGCGGCTGGTTTCACGCGTACGCCGCCGGCACTTCGATCGCCACCGGCGTGGTGCTGGTTGCGGTAGCCGCCGCCCTCCGCGGTCCACTGGCCGGCTGGTCGACCTCGCTCTACGCGCTGACCGTCACCGGCCTCTTCGGGATCTCGGCCTTCTACCACCGGGGCCGCTGGTCACCGGCTGCGCTGCGCACCTGGAAGCGCCTCGACCACTCGATGATCTTCATCTTCATCGCCGGCACGTACACGCCGATCTCGCTGCTCACCATGCCGCGCGACACGGCCATCATGATGCTGGTCGTGGTGTGGAGCGGCGCGCTGGTCGGCGTCGGCCTGCAGTGGTTCTGGCCGGGGCATCCACGCTGGCTCTCGGCCCCGACCTACATCGCCCTCGGCTGGGTAGCGATCTTCGTGGTCCCCGACCTGCTCCATAAGGGCGGCGCGGCCACCCTCGTCCTCGTCCTCGTCGGCGGCCTCTTCTACTCCCTCGGCGCGGTCATCTACGCCACGAAGCGCCCCAACCCGGCCCCGAAGACCTTCGGCTTCCACGAGCTCTTCCACCTCTTCACGCTCTTCGCCGCGATCTGCCACTACATCGCGATCTGGTTCGCCGTCTTCGCGTAA
- a CDS encoding broad-specificity cellobiase — MTATQIRPLNPTPPSTPQSNPQQLRATFPPGFVWGAATAAYQIEGAVAEDGRGPSIWDIFSHTPGRISGDETGDIAADHYHRVPEDVTLMASLGLQAYRFSVSWSRIVPTGSGRVNRRGLDFYSRLVDELLSHHIDPVVTLYHWDLPQPLEEIGGWGNRDTASRFAEYAQIVGQELGDRVRVFGTLNEPWCSAFLGYASGEHAPGRTELVTSLMAAHHLNLAHGLGTSALRAVLPSDAQISLALNLHQVRAATSDPADLDAARSVDTIANRIFLEPILNGAYPQELYADTAELTDWSFVQATDLYNINKRPDLLGVNYYTPAIISAEGSGPEASESTLWPGSHRAYVVPPQGPQTGMGWLIDPPAFTELLLRVHREYPGVPLMITENGAAFDDVVGPDGEVEDRERTAYLESHLLAVSDAIDAGADVRAYFVWSLMDNFEWAWGYGKRFGIVHVDYDTQVRTPKSSARWYREVSRRNGVL, encoded by the coding sequence ATGACAGCAACCCAGATCCGGCCGTTGAACCCGACCCCGCCATCGACCCCGCAGTCGAACCCGCAGCAGCTGCGAGCCACGTTTCCGCCGGGATTCGTCTGGGGCGCGGCGACGGCGGCGTACCAGATCGAGGGCGCGGTAGCCGAGGATGGACGCGGCCCGTCAATCTGGGACATCTTCAGTCACACGCCGGGACGGATCAGCGGCGACGAGACCGGTGACATCGCGGCCGATCACTACCACCGTGTCCCCGAGGACGTCACCCTCATGGCGTCCCTCGGGCTGCAGGCCTATCGCTTCTCGGTGTCTTGGTCGCGGATCGTCCCGACCGGATCGGGGCGGGTCAATCGCCGCGGCCTGGACTTCTACTCCCGCCTGGTCGACGAGCTGCTGAGCCACCACATCGACCCGGTGGTCACGCTGTATCACTGGGATCTGCCGCAGCCCCTGGAGGAAATCGGAGGCTGGGGCAATCGGGATACGGCCTCGCGCTTCGCCGAGTACGCCCAGATCGTCGGGCAGGAATTGGGCGATCGGGTGCGCGTCTTCGGCACCCTCAACGAGCCGTGGTGTTCAGCCTTTCTCGGCTATGCCAGCGGCGAGCATGCCCCCGGACGTACCGAGTTGGTGACCTCGCTGATGGCGGCGCATCACCTCAATCTGGCCCACGGTCTGGGAACGTCGGCGCTGCGCGCAGTCCTTCCGAGCGATGCGCAGATCTCGCTCGCCCTGAATCTGCACCAGGTACGGGCCGCGACCTCTGACCCGGCCGATCTCGATGCGGCGCGGTCGGTGGACACGATCGCCAACCGGATCTTCCTGGAGCCGATCCTCAATGGCGCCTACCCGCAGGAGCTCTACGCGGACACCGCGGAGCTCACCGACTGGTCCTTCGTGCAGGCAACCGATCTGTACAACATCAACAAACGCCCTGATCTTCTCGGGGTGAACTACTACACCCCGGCCATCATCAGCGCTGAGGGCAGCGGCCCGGAGGCGTCCGAGTCGACACTCTGGCCGGGGAGCCACCGGGCGTACGTCGTTCCGCCGCAGGGACCGCAGACCGGCATGGGCTGGCTCATCGACCCGCCGGCCTTCACCGAACTGCTGCTGCGGGTACATCGTGAGTACCCCGGGGTGCCGCTGATGATCACCGAGAACGGGGCGGCCTTCGACGACGTCGTCGGCCCCGACGGCGAGGTTGAGGACCGGGAACGCACCGCGTACCTCGAGTCGCATCTCCTCGCAGTGAGCGACGCGATCGATGCCGGCGCCGACGTCCGGGCTTATTTCGTCTGGTCGTTGATGGACAACTTCGAATGGGCCTGGGGCTATGGCAAGCGCTTCGGCATCGTGCATGTCGACTACGACACCCAGGTCCGCACGCCGAAGTCGTCGGCGCGGTGGTACCGCGAGGTGAGCCGCCGCAACGGGGTCCTCTGA
- a CDS encoding 8-amino-7-oxononanoate synthase: MAVDPLARLREALAERDAAGLRRRLRPRQIDDDLLDLASNDYLGLARDKRVIDAAVAATLRWGAGSTGSRLVTGTTQLHQDFEAELADFTAAQAALCFSSGYLANLGVLTALGGADVTIVSDATNHASLIDACRLSGSAVSVVAHADPLAVAAALERAETEHVLVVTDAVFSVDGDLAPLRELHALTRARGGLLVVDEAHSLGVVGDGGTGAVVAAGLAAEPDIVRTVTLSKSLGSQGGAVLGSVEVIDALINTARSFIFDTGLAPSSVGASQAALQVLREEPSLAAAARGNASTLAALAAPYSVKAATPAAAVVPVFLGDSLRALDAAQQCLAAGLRVGCFRPPSVPSGRACLRLTARADLTDEQLQRVGAVLQDVLG; encoded by the coding sequence ATGGCCGTCGACCCGCTCGCCCGACTGCGTGAGGCACTTGCCGAGCGCGATGCGGCCGGGTTGCGCCGCCGGCTGCGCCCCCGCCAAATCGACGACGACCTCCTGGACCTGGCCAGCAATGACTACCTCGGCCTGGCCCGGGACAAGCGGGTCATCGACGCCGCGGTGGCGGCAACGCTGCGCTGGGGCGCCGGCAGTACCGGGTCGCGCCTGGTCACCGGGACGACCCAGCTGCATCAGGACTTCGAGGCCGAGCTGGCCGACTTCACGGCGGCGCAGGCGGCGCTCTGCTTCTCCTCGGGTTATCTGGCCAACCTCGGCGTGCTCACCGCCCTCGGCGGCGCGGACGTCACCATCGTCTCCGACGCGACCAACCACGCCTCCCTCATCGACGCCTGCCGGCTCAGCGGCTCCGCGGTCTCGGTCGTCGCGCACGCCGACCCGCTCGCGGTGGCCGCCGCGTTGGAGCGGGCCGAGACCGAACACGTCCTGGTCGTCACCGACGCGGTCTTCTCGGTCGACGGCGATCTGGCTCCACTGCGCGAACTGCACGCGCTGACTCGGGCTCGGGGCGGGCTGCTCGTCGTCGACGAGGCGCACTCGCTCGGCGTGGTCGGCGACGGTGGAACCGGCGCGGTGGTGGCGGCCGGGCTTGCCGCCGAGCCCGACATCGTCCGGACGGTCACCCTCTCAAAGTCGCTCGGGTCTCAGGGCGGTGCCGTGCTCGGCTCGGTCGAGGTGATCGACGCGCTGATCAACACGGCCCGTTCGTTCATCTTCGACACCGGGCTGGCTCCGTCCTCCGTCGGGGCGTCGCAGGCCGCGCTGCAGGTGCTGCGCGAGGAGCCGTCGCTGGCCGCCGCTGCCCGGGGCAACGCGTCGACACTGGCCGCCCTAGCCGCCCCGTACAGCGTGAAGGCGGCGACGCCGGCGGCCGCGGTTGTGCCGGTTTTTCTTGGGGATTCCCTCCGTGCGCTCGACGCGGCGCAGCAGTGCCTGGCGGCCGGTCTGCGGGTCGGCTGCTTCCGTCCACCGTCGGTACCGAGCGGCCGGGCCTGCCTGCGCCTCACCGCCCGGGCCGACCTCACCGACGAGCAGTTGCAGCGGGTGGGCGCGGTGCTTCAGGACGTCCTCGGGTGA
- a CDS encoding PhoH-like ATPase, whose amino-acid sequence MSAVHEPNGGAEQGPASPSATEEFPVKTFVLDTSVLLSDPGALGRFAEHQVVLPLVVISELEGKRDHPELGWFARQTLRALDELRIKHGRLDAPIPIGADGGTLRVELNHSDLSTLPAGFRIDSNDSRILAVCMNLAVDGHDVTLVSKDMPLRVKAASVGLASDEYRTSLAVDSGYTGMSELEVGVDVVDALYDGERLPMAEREDLLAAADLPVHSGIVLHSARGSALARVTPEKSLRLVRGDREAFGLHGRSAEQRVALDLLLDPEVGIVSLGGRAGTGKSALALCAGLEAVMERRAHKRVVVFRPLYAVGGQDLGYLPGNENEKMGPWAQAVFDTLGALVSGEVMEEILDRGMIEVLPLTHIRGRSLHDAFVIVDEAQSLERNVLLTVLSRIGQGSRVVLTHDVAQRDNLRVGRHDGIAAVIEALRGHPLFAHVTLTRSERSPIAALVTEMLEDLPL is encoded by the coding sequence ATGAGTGCTGTCCACGAACCCAATGGCGGAGCCGAGCAAGGACCCGCCAGCCCGTCCGCCACTGAAGAATTCCCGGTCAAGACGTTCGTTCTTGACACGTCGGTTCTCCTCTCCGACCCGGGTGCTCTTGGACGGTTCGCCGAACACCAAGTGGTGCTCCCGCTCGTCGTCATCAGCGAGTTGGAAGGCAAGCGAGATCACCCCGAACTCGGCTGGTTCGCCCGTCAGACCCTGCGCGCACTCGACGAACTCCGCATCAAGCACGGACGCCTCGACGCCCCCATCCCGATCGGCGCCGACGGTGGGACGCTGCGGGTCGAGCTGAACCACTCCGACCTCTCCACGCTCCCGGCCGGCTTCCGGATCGACTCCAACGACTCGCGGATCCTGGCTGTCTGCATGAACCTCGCCGTGGACGGCCACGACGTGACCCTGGTCAGCAAGGACATGCCGCTGCGGGTGAAGGCGGCGTCCGTGGGCCTGGCCTCGGACGAGTACCGCACGAGCCTGGCCGTCGACTCCGGCTACACCGGCATGAGCGAGCTCGAAGTCGGGGTGGACGTCGTGGACGCCCTCTACGACGGCGAGCGACTGCCGATGGCCGAGCGCGAAGACCTCCTCGCGGCCGCTGACCTGCCCGTCCACTCCGGCATCGTGCTGCACTCGGCGCGGGGCTCGGCACTGGCCCGGGTCACCCCGGAGAAGTCCCTGCGACTGGTCCGCGGTGACCGTGAGGCCTTCGGGCTGCACGGACGCTCGGCCGAGCAGCGAGTCGCGCTGGACCTGCTGCTGGACCCCGAGGTCGGCATCGTCTCCCTGGGCGGACGGGCCGGTACCGGCAAGTCCGCGCTGGCCCTCTGCGCCGGGCTCGAGGCCGTCATGGAGCGCCGCGCCCACAAGCGGGTCGTCGTCTTCCGCCCCCTCTACGCGGTCGGCGGCCAGGATCTGGGGTACCTGCCGGGGAACGAGAACGAGAAGATGGGGCCGTGGGCGCAGGCCGTCTTCGACACCCTCGGCGCGCTGGTGAGCGGCGAGGTGATGGAGGAGATCCTCGACCGCGGGATGATCGAGGTGCTGCCACTGACCCACATCCGCGGCCGCTCCCTGCACGACGCGTTCGTGATCGTGGATGAGGCACAGTCCCTGGAGCGCAACGTTCTGCTGACGGTGCTCTCCCGCATCGGCCAGGGTTCCCGGGTCGTGCTCACCCACGACGTCGCTCAGCGCGACAACCTGCGCGTCGGTCGCCACGACGGCATCGCGGCGGTGATCGAGGCGCTGCGCGGGCACCCGCTCTTCGCGCACGTCACGCTCACCCGCTCCGAGCGCTCGCCGATCGCCGCCCTGGTCACCGAGATGCTGGAGGACCTGCCGCTGTAG
- a CDS encoding short-chain Z-isoprenyl diphosphate synthase: MGLRDAVYSVYERRLRAHLQGRPIPKHVAVMLDGNRRWARAAGFTDVNHGHLEGARRINDLLEWCTEAGVEHVTLWLLSTDNLTRPDDELQPLLSIIEGVATELAGDGQHWRLTVVGALDLLPERTSAALKSAEERTAHRDGLRVNIAVGYGGRREIADAVRSLLQEQAAAGTSIEELAEVIDVEHIADHLYTAGQPDPDLVIRTSGEQRLSGFLLWQSAHSEFYFCDALWPDFRRVDFLRALRDYGLRQRRYGS; the protein is encoded by the coding sequence GTGGGGTTACGCGACGCCGTCTACTCGGTCTACGAGCGCCGGCTGCGCGCCCATCTGCAGGGTCGCCCGATTCCCAAGCACGTCGCCGTCATGCTCGACGGCAACCGTCGCTGGGCCCGGGCCGCCGGCTTCACCGACGTCAATCACGGGCATCTCGAGGGTGCCCGGCGCATCAACGACCTCCTCGAATGGTGCACCGAAGCCGGCGTCGAGCACGTCACTCTCTGGCTGCTCTCAACCGACAACCTCACCCGTCCGGACGACGAGCTCCAGCCGCTGCTCTCGATCATCGAGGGGGTAGCCACCGAGCTGGCCGGCGACGGTCAGCACTGGCGCCTGACGGTGGTTGGCGCGCTCGACCTCCTCCCAGAGCGGACCTCGGCGGCGCTGAAGTCGGCCGAGGAGCGCACCGCCCACCGCGACGGGCTCCGGGTAAACATCGCCGTCGGCTACGGAGGTCGCCGCGAGATCGCCGACGCGGTCCGTTCGCTGCTGCAGGAGCAGGCGGCGGCCGGTACCTCGATCGAGGAGCTGGCCGAGGTGATCGACGTCGAGCACATCGCCGACCACCTCTACACGGCCGGCCAGCCGGACCCCGATCTGGTGATCCGTACCTCCGGTGAGCAGCGCCTCTCAGGCTTCCTGCTCTGGCAGTCGGCGCACTCCGAGTTCTACTTCTGTGACGCGCTCTGGCCCGATTTTCGGCGGGTCGACTTCCTGCGAGCGCTGCGTGATTACGGTCTGCGTCAGCGCCGTTACGGCAGCTAA
- a CDS encoding transcriptional regulator, LacI family, with protein sequence MASGGEHTAPTLEVVAKRAGVSRATASRVLRGATNVSEEAREAVNRAAAEVSYRPNLAARALVTKRSDSIAFLVTETGDRLFNDPYFLGMLRGAQTTVAAAGMQLIFVIASTAAEAENFEHYARGGHVDGVLLVSLHGDDQLPQRLEALGVPTVLNGRPISDDEAIYYVDSDNIGGGRLATRRLIDRGARRIATITGPLDMTAGLDRLAGYREAMSEAGLRPLSKHIVAGDFSVEGGAAAMTRLLKADPTIDGVFAASDLTALGALSVLSAQGYRVPDDISVVGFDDIREAELVNPGLTTVRQPLDAMGQSMARKLLERITGDASERITVLPVSLIPRLSA encoded by the coding sequence GTGGCGAGCGGCGGCGAACACACGGCACCCACCCTGGAGGTGGTGGCGAAGCGGGCGGGTGTCTCGCGAGCCACGGCCAGTCGGGTGCTGCGGGGCGCCACCAACGTCAGTGAGGAGGCGCGGGAGGCGGTCAACCGAGCCGCCGCCGAGGTCTCCTATCGGCCGAACCTGGCGGCCCGGGCCCTGGTCACGAAGCGCAGCGACTCAATAGCCTTCCTCGTCACCGAGACCGGTGACCGTCTCTTCAATGACCCGTACTTTCTGGGGATGCTCCGTGGAGCCCAGACGACCGTGGCCGCCGCCGGCATGCAGCTGATCTTCGTCATCGCCTCCACCGCAGCCGAGGCCGAGAACTTCGAGCACTACGCCCGGGGTGGGCACGTCGACGGAGTGCTGCTGGTCTCGCTGCACGGTGACGATCAGCTGCCGCAGCGACTCGAGGCTCTGGGCGTCCCGACTGTCCTCAACGGTCGCCCGATCTCAGACGATGAAGCCATCTACTACGTCGACTCCGACAATATCGGCGGCGGAAGGTTGGCCACCCGGCGCCTCATCGACCGGGGGGCGCGCCGCATCGCCACCATCACGGGGCCGCTGGACATGACGGCCGGCCTCGACCGGCTGGCCGGCTACCGCGAGGCGATGAGTGAGGCCGGGCTGCGCCCGTTGTCGAAGCACATCGTGGCCGGCGACTTCTCCGTCGAGGGCGGCGCGGCGGCGATGACGAGGCTGCTGAAGGCGGATCCGACGATCGACGGGGTCTTCGCAGCGTCGGACCTCACTGCCCTCGGCGCGCTGAGCGTCCTGTCGGCCCAGGGGTACCGCGTCCCCGACGACATCTCGGTGGTCGGTTTCGATGACATCCGCGAGGCCGAGCTCGTCAATCCCGGTCTCACCACGGTCCGCCAGCCGCTGGACGCAATGGGGCAGTCGATGGCCCGCAAGCTACTGGAGCGCATCACCGGCGACGCATCCGAGCGCATCACCGTGCTCCCGGTCTCGCTGATTCCTCGCCTCAGCGCCTGA